From the Longimicrobium sp. genome, one window contains:
- a CDS encoding PAS domain-containing sensor histidine kinase, producing MPTSPDLPYDPLSGAPPGPAAALAGADDLFRVMVEQSLVGLYVIQDGLLRYGNPRLAAIFGLPPGWLDTPRPFLDLVAEEDRGLVAENIRRRLGGEVEAMHYRFRGRRHDGSLLYLEVHGRRTELDGRPAVLGVGIDITRRVHAEREREQAITARDRFYAMISHELRTPVSAVMLYNDLLLSGVYDPLSDGQREAVDRSQHAARHLLDLINDLLDLAKLEAGKLETRVEDMEAAAVVEGAVSVVRPLALEHGCELSVSFDERPLPVTGDARRVRQILLNLLSNAVKFGHGHPVTVRGGRCEGGVFVEVADQGEGIPPADLERIFDDFVQLGDPGVGTGLGLPLARRLAEMQGGSLHVSSTAGRGSTFRLELPAAVPPMAPSTGFSSSPSSAILR from the coding sequence ATGCCCACCTCTCCGGACCTCCCGTACGACCCCCTTTCCGGCGCCCCGCCCGGCCCCGCCGCCGCCCTGGCCGGCGCGGATGACCTGTTCCGCGTGATGGTGGAGCAGTCGCTCGTGGGCCTGTACGTGATCCAGGACGGACTTCTCCGCTACGGAAACCCGCGCCTGGCGGCCATCTTTGGCCTTCCCCCCGGCTGGCTGGACACCCCGCGCCCGTTCCTGGACCTGGTGGCGGAGGAAGACCGCGGCCTGGTGGCCGAGAACATCCGCCGCCGCCTGGGCGGCGAGGTCGAGGCCATGCACTACCGCTTCCGCGGCCGGCGCCACGACGGGTCGCTGCTGTACCTGGAGGTGCACGGCAGGCGCACCGAGCTGGACGGCCGCCCCGCGGTGTTGGGCGTAGGGATCGACATCACCCGCCGCGTGCACGCCGAGCGCGAGCGCGAGCAGGCCATCACGGCGCGCGACCGCTTCTACGCCATGATCAGCCACGAGCTGCGCACTCCGGTCAGCGCGGTGATGCTGTACAACGACCTTCTCCTCTCCGGCGTCTACGATCCCCTGTCAGACGGGCAGCGCGAGGCGGTGGACCGCTCGCAGCACGCCGCCCGCCACCTGCTGGACCTGATCAACGACCTGCTGGACCTGGCCAAGCTCGAGGCCGGCAAGCTGGAAACGCGCGTGGAGGACATGGAGGCCGCCGCGGTGGTGGAGGGCGCCGTCTCCGTCGTCCGGCCGCTCGCGCTGGAGCACGGGTGCGAGCTGTCGGTGTCGTTCGACGAGCGGCCCCTGCCGGTGACCGGCGATGCGCGCCGCGTGCGGCAGATCCTGCTGAACCTGCTTTCCAACGCCGTCAAGTTCGGCCACGGCCATCCCGTAACGGTACGCGGGGGGCGCTGCGAGGGCGGCGTCTTCGTCGAGGTGGCTGACCAGGGCGAGGGCATTCCCCCCGCCGACCTGGAGCGCATCTTCGACGACTTCGTGCAGCTGGGCGACCCCGGCGTGGGCACGGGGCTGGGGCTGCCCCTGGCCCGGCGCCTGGCCGAGATGCAGGGCGGCTCGCTGCACGTGTCCTCCACCGCG